The Nerophis lumbriciformis linkage group LG36, RoL_Nlum_v2.1, whole genome shotgun sequence DNA window GTtgaactaaactttttttttacaaatagcaAACAACACGTTTATtatctgacgagatcaggggttgccaacgcggtgcccgcgggcaccaggtcgcccgtaaggaccagatgagtagctttctggcctgttctaaaaatagctcaaatagcagcacttaccagtgagctgcctctattttttaaattgtatttgtttactagcaagctggtctcgctttgctcgacatttttaattctaagagagacaaaactcaaatagaatttgaaaatccaagaaaatattttaaagacttggtcttcattaactgacaaagaaacagataacagatttggtgtccagttcaaagtgtgacatgatttatttaaaaaaactgagagtttacttttgtattttacatgagttattatttgtacaaacatgcaaagtaattcatgatttgttaaaaaatgttagtggctagctagttaaaatgggatattgtgatttcacaagactgttttTGAatttgttcaatttgaaaaatgtgcacttagagaagatataaaaataaagtgttgcatattgatatttatctgtttctatatatatttattgtgagaaatcaataagatgatcagtgtttccacaaagataaatataattaactattaataataacatcgagttaaaggtaaattgagcaaactggctatttctggcaatttatttaagtgtgtatcaaactggtagctattcacattaatcagtacccaagaagtagctcttggtttcaaaaaggttggtgacccctgcactaaaacattcacatgttgcacagtgagatgtaaacatgggattatgtgtacattcctctatctttctgtttgtaaaatacatatcttttagtatttatttaatataataacataattttatgATTACGATTCGTGttaggtgaatgtgcatatgaaactggtggggttcggtacctccaggtaaagaaccactgtcctaaatattttaaaatacttttaaatGCCATGTTAAGGCTACAGACGAACGAATAGAATAATTGAAACCACTTTCAGAAACCGAACAAACTTTTGTCTGCACTTTTTTTGTTgaactaaacttttttttacaactaGCAAACAACACATTTAATATCTGACtaaactaaaacattcacatgttgcacaatgagatgtaaacatggaattatgtgtacattcctctATCCttatgtttgtaaaatatatatctattagtatttctttaatataataacatcattttatgattacggttcgggttcggtacctccaggttaagaaccactgtcctaaatATTTTAGAATAATTTTAAATGCCATATTAAGGCTACAGACGAACGAATAGAATAATTGAAACCACTTTCAGAAACCAAACAAACTTTTGTCTGCACTTGTTTTGTtgaactaaactttttttttacaaccaGCAAACAACACGTTTAATATCTGACTAGATGCAGATATTTATAAAAGACACTTCACGTCGCTGTTATCCACAAAAACAATCCTAAACCATGTCGTCATATTTACAAGCCTTTTCTATTGGTTGCCGGTCGGAGGGGCGTGTTCGTGTGACGCGCTGACGCAGGCCAGAAAACACGCCTTTTTTTTCAGCCTgcgggagagagaaaaaaaaggcgGATTTGGGATTTAACCTCATATTTCGTTTCAGTAACAACGAACGTTTTCCCTAAAAATGACTTGTGTgacatttttttatctttttctcTGCGCCATGATGGACGGCGTGCGCGGCGTCACTCATTATTCCGTGCCGGAAGAGATGGAGGAAGGCTCCGTCGTTGCTAATTTGGCGTCCGATTTGGGATTGGACGTGAGGACGCTGGGCGAAAGGAAAATGCGCATCGACGTGGTCGCCAATAAAAAATACCTGGAGATCAACAAGGAGACTGGAGAGCTTTTTATTATGGAGAAAATAGACAGGGAGCTGCTGTGTCCTTTGAAAACAACGTCTTATTGTTCTCTCAAATTAGACGCAACGATTGAGAGTCCGATACGGATGTTCAACATTGAAGTGGAAATCACTGATATCAACGACAATGCGCCTCATTTCCGTCGCGGCACCATGCACCTGGACATCTCCGAGGCCAGCCCTGTGGGAGAGAGGTTCTCCCTGAATAACGCCGTGGATCCAGACGTTGGAGACAACTCCGTGCAGGACTACCACCTGAGCTCCAGCCAGCATTTTAACATCGAGATTCAGACGGGAAGAGACGGCTCCAAGTTTGCCGATTTAATCCTAACAAAGATGCTGGACAGAGAGCAGCAGGCCGTCCATCATCTCATCCTCACCGCCGTGGACGGCGGAGTTCCCACGCGCACGGGCACGGCCAGCATCATTGTTCGAGTCCTGGATGTCAACGACAACGCCCCGACGTTCAGTCAAGACAAACACTCGGTGGACGTCATGGAGAACTCTCCTATTGGCAGTTTGGTGATTGAACTGAACGCCACCGACTTGGACGAAGGCTCCAATTCGGATGTGCGTTATTCGTACAGTTTGTacacgtcagaaagaacgcagaACATGTTCAGTTTGAATCAGGACAACGGGGAAGTCCGAGTGAAAGAGATGATTAATTATGAAGATTTAAAAGTGTATGAAATGGAAGTCATAGCGAGCGACAAGGGGGTGAATTCCTTATCTAGTCAGTGTAAAGTAATCATACAGGTGACGGACATGAACGACAACCACCCTGAAATTTCTATTAAGTCGTTTCTGAGTCCGATGAATGAAAACACACCCGTTGACACGGTGATAGCAGTGGTCAGTGTGAGTGATAAGGACTCAGGTGACAATGGAGTCGTGGATCTTCACATTCCTCGTAAAATGCCTTTTAAACTGAGGGAGTCCTCTGATAACTATTACGAGTTAGTGGTCTCCGAGCCATTAGACCGTGAGAAGGTTCCAGAATATGACATCACCTTCACTGTCACAGACCGAGGCTCCCCTTCTTTGAGTGACAATGAAACGATGACTTTACAGCTGCTGGATGTGAATGATAATGTTCCACACTTCCCTCAGTCCTTTTATACTATACGTGTGATGGAGAATAACGCTCCTGGCGCCTTGCTCAGTTCACTCAGTGCGTTTGACCCTGACCTCCATGAGAACCAGTACCTAGTTTACTTCATCCTAGAGAAGGAGATAGCCAACACCTCCATGTCCATGTTGTTCTCCATCAATCCAGAGAACGGGAACCTTTACGCACTAAAGACTTTTGACTATGAGATGGAGAAGGATTTTCTTTTCCACATTGAGGCCAGAGACTCTGGCTCTCCTCCACTCAGCAGCAACGTCACAGTCCACATCATCATCGTGGACCAGAACGACAACGCTCCGGTTATTGTCTCTCCTTGGCGAGCGCACGGCTCCGTGGTGGAGGAGAAGATCCCCAGATCCACTGATAAAGGATCTCTGGTTGCCAAGGTGATAGCTTTGGACGTGGACTCGGTGCACAACTCTCGTATCA harbors:
- the LOC133576896 gene encoding protocadherin alpha-C2-like isoform X4; translation: MTCVTFFYLFLCAMMDGVRGVTHYSVPEEMEEGSVVANLASDLGLDVRTLGERKMRIDVVANKKYLEINKETGELFIMEKIDRELLCPLKTTSYCSLKLDATIESPIRMFNIEVEITDINDNAPHFRRGTMHLDISEASPVGERFSLNNAVDPDVGDNSVQDYHLSSSQHFNIEIQTGRDGSKFADLILTKMLDREQQAVHHLILTAVDGGVPTRTGTASIIVRVLDVNDNAPTFSQDKHSVDVMENSPIGSLVIELNATDLDEGSNSDVRYSYSLYTSERTQNMFSLNQDNGEVRVKEMINYEDLKVYEMEVIASDKGVNSLSSQCKVIIQVTDMNDNHPEISIKSFLSPMNENTPVDTVIAVVSVSDKDSGDNGVVDLHIPRKMPFKLRESSDNYYELVVSEPLDREKVPEYDITFTVTDRGSPSLSDNETMTLQLLDVNDNVPHFPQSFYTIRVMENNAPGALLSSLSAFDPDLHENQYLVYFILEKEIANTSMSMLFSINPENGNLYALKTFDYEMEKDFLFHIEARDSGSPPLSSNVTVHIIIVDQNDNAPVIVSPWRAHGSVVEEKIPRSTDKGSLVAKVIALDVDSVHNSRITYHFLQVTDATLFSLDQYNGEIRTMRMFSYKDPRHQRLVVVAKDNGDPALSATVTIKLSTMETAVKAYSDMTEVPMEYDIFSDLNLYLVIGLGSVSFLLLITILVTIVLKCQNTKPSMAAPPSRNSVISERNSTIADSTLVSNDAYWYSLFLAETRKGKMVVRQPVPKGSRYIVSSIPRSTGMSETSGSAPSTLQASTTRSTRST
- the LOC133576896 gene encoding protocadherin alpha-C2-like isoform X6, which codes for MTCVTFFYLFLCAMMDGVRGVTHYSVPEEMEEGSVVANLASDLGLDVRTLGERKMRIDVVANKKYLEINKETGELFIMEKIDRELLCPLKTTSYCSLKLDATIESPIRMFNIEVEITDINDNAPHFRRGTMHLDISEASPVGERFSLNNAVDPDVGDNSVQDYHLSSSQHFNIEIQTGRDGSKFADLILTKMLDREQQAVHHLILTAVDGGVPTRTGTASIIVRVLDVNDNAPTFSQDKHSVDVMENSPIGSLVIELNATDLDEGSNSDVRYSYSLYTSERTQNMFSLNQDNGEVRVKEMINYEDLKVYEMEVIASDKGVNSLSSQCKVIIQVTDMNDNHPEISIKSFLSPMNENTPVDTVIAVVSVSDKDSGDNGVVDLHIPRKMPFKLRESSDNYYELVVSEPLDREKVPEYDITFTVTDRGSPSLSDNETMTLQLLDVNDNVPHFPQSFYTIRVMENNAPGALLSSLSAFDPDLHENQYLVYFILEKEIANTSMSMLFSINPENGNLYALKTFDYEMEKDFLFHIEARDSGSPPLSSNVTVHIIIVDQNDNAPVIVSPWRAHGSVVEEKIPRSTDKGSLVAKVIALDVDSVHNSRITYHFLQVTDATLFSLDQYNGEIRTMRMFSYKDPRHQRLVVVAKDNGDPALSATVTIKLSTMETAVKAYSDMTEVPMEYDIFSDLNLYLVIGLGSVSFLLLITILVTIVLKCQNTKPSMAAPPSRNSVISERNSTIADSTLVSNDAYWYSLFLAETRKGKMVVRQPVPKGSRYIVSSIPRSTGMSETSGSAPSTLQYPK